A section of the Paenibacillus yonginensis genome encodes:
- the hisI gene encoding phosphoribosyl-AMP cyclohydrolase, with translation MSTLEQLEQKIKWDGQGLVAAIVQDASTLEVLTLAYMNRESLGKTLKTGETWFWSRSRQELWHKGATSGNTQQVVQLKYDCDGDAVLVLVNRKGPACHTGAESCFFEVAVDRTAEFQNSSNGSSDNTDSTESSGSLNSATTATAAMAPAADENAAFSGAPAGELARFAVLNELERVIAQRDIERPEGTYTTYLFEKGLDKILKKVGEETAESIIAAKNWDNDELRMEVSDLIYHLLVLLRERRLPLDDVLGELALRHERPRRD, from the coding sequence ATGAGTACGCTTGAGCAGCTGGAACAAAAGATTAAATGGGACGGTCAAGGCCTGGTAGCGGCCATCGTGCAGGATGCCTCCACGCTTGAGGTGCTGACTCTGGCTTATATGAACCGCGAGTCATTGGGCAAAACGCTGAAAACGGGCGAGACCTGGTTCTGGAGCCGTTCCCGGCAGGAGCTTTGGCACAAAGGAGCCACGTCGGGCAACACCCAACAGGTGGTGCAGCTGAAATACGACTGCGACGGGGATGCTGTTCTCGTGCTGGTGAACCGGAAAGGCCCGGCCTGCCATACGGGGGCTGAAAGCTGCTTCTTCGAGGTGGCGGTGGACCGGACGGCTGAATTTCAGAACAGCAGCAACGGAAGCAGCGACAATACCGATAGTACCGAAAGTTCCGGCAGCTTGAATTCGGCTACCACAGCAACAGCGGCTATGGCGCCAGCGGCTGACGAAAATGCCGCCTTCTCTGGCGCGCCAGCAGGAGAGTTGGCCCGCTTTGCGGTGCTGAATGAGCTTGAGCGCGTGATTGCCCAGCGGGACATCGAACGGCCGGAAGGAACCTACACGACTTATCTGTTCGAGAAAGGTTTGGATAAAATCCTGAAAAAGGTCGGCGAAGAAACGGCCGAATCCATCATCGCCGCGAAGAACTGGGACAACGATGAGCTTCGCATGGAGGTCAGCGATCTGATCTATCACCTTCTGGTGCTGCTGAGAGAACGCCGGCTTCCGCT